One Stenotrophomonas oahuensis genomic region harbors:
- a CDS encoding DUF4288 domain-containing protein, with protein sequence MRWFAASLLFESKHSKSSAEGGLWEERIIILHAESQDDATAQAHQIGVAGETSYEAKEGGQVNWVFSQVERILEVESESLSSGTEIFSRFLRASEVGSLLTPFED encoded by the coding sequence ATGAGATGGTTCGCGGCAAGTCTACTTTTCGAATCAAAGCACTCCAAATCCAGCGCTGAGGGAGGACTCTGGGAGGAGCGAATCATCATCCTGCATGCTGAGTCTCAGGATGATGCGACCGCCCAAGCGCACCAGATAGGTGTCGCAGGCGAGACCTCCTACGAGGCGAAGGAAGGGGGCCAAGTGAACTGGGTATTCTCCCAAGTTGAACGAATTCTGGAGGTGGAGTCTGAATCACTCTCAAGCGGTACAGAAATCTTCTCCAGATTCCTTCGCGCTTCTGAGGTCGGGAGCCTCCTGACGCCCTTCGAAGACTGA